Proteins co-encoded in one Vicia villosa cultivar HV-30 ecotype Madison, WI unplaced genomic scaffold, Vvil1.0 ctg.001605F_1_1, whole genome shotgun sequence genomic window:
- the LOC131635981 gene encoding protein MAIN-LIKE 2-like — translation MGETHRGTPQNIATYNVQRFRTRSKHTIAPDERIIPYLNIAGFGPISRIAESSIDHKFVLALLERWRPETHTFHLPTGECTITLEDVHMLLGLPVDGKAINGCVMQANSLCQEAIGIDLIEGAVGARGQGVNLKRLKEHYKKFRLDDESTQETILQKTRCYVLLLIGNVLFPDSTGNTVNFMYLRLLMDFSRVGLYSWGSAVLATLYQSLCKNAVAESCTFYGCALSYGDRISSASMSLERRMQKSGRQSAA, via the exons atgggcgaaacacacagaggaaccccCCAGAACATCGCTACCTAT AACGTTCAACGCTTTCGCACTCGTAGTAAACATACCATTGCCCCGGACGAACGCATCATACCATACCTGAACATTGCTGGTTTCGGTCCGATTAGCAGGATTGCCGAGTCTTCAATTgaccacaagtttgttcttgctttgctAGAACGTTGGAGGCCAGAAacacacaccttccatcttccgacaggggagtgcaccatcacccttgAAGACGTCCATATGCTACTCGGCCTTCCTGTTGatggtaaggcaattaatggttgTGTTATGCAGGCGAATAGCTTATGCCAAGAGGCAATTGGAATAGACTTGATAGAAGGAGCCGTTGGTGCTAGGGGGCAAGGTGTTAACCTAAAGAGGTTAAAGGAGCATTATAAAAAGTTTCGCTTGGATGATGAGTCTACCCAAGAGACCATATTGCAGAAAACTAGGTGTTATGTATTGTTGcttattggaaacgttttgttcccgGATAGCACAGGTAACACGgttaactttatgtatcttcgtttgcTAATGGATTTTAGTAGAGTTGGTTTGTACAGCTGGGGGTCTGCGGTACTGGCTACCTTGTACCAGTCACTATGCAAAAACGCGGTTGCTGAGTCCTGCACATTCTACggatgcgccct ttcatatggcgaccgtATCTCGAGTGCGAGTATGAGCCTAGAGCGCAGGATGCAGAAATCTGGACGACAAAGTGCTGCTTAA
- the LOC131635976 gene encoding uncharacterized protein LOC131635976 yields MERKGTNNDYSSEDEGTQHYRRGGYHAVRVGDTFNNGCYVVQDKLGWGHFSTVWLAWDTLKSRYVALKIQKSAQHYTEAAKDEIKILKQIEEGDPNDKKCVVKLLDHFEHSGPNGVHVCMVFEFLGDNLLTLIKYSDYRGVPLSMVKEICFHILVGLDYLHRELSIIHTDLKPENVLLLSLIDPCKDPRKSGAPLILPNTQDKAVSNNGVIQNSKTGNADLTKNQMKKMQGKAKRVAQGCVEKESSDEAGEDYKEPEQGSCNNGVKSSAESVENKSNSSFSEGGSTQTSEKVVTQGNQGHSKSSRSVKKKLLAAVDLKCKLVDFGNACWTYKQFTNDIQTRQYRCPEVLLGSKYSTPADMWSFACICFEFATGDVLFDPHSGDNYDRDEDHLALMMELLGKMPTKIALGGRYSRDFFNRHGDLRHIRDLRFWPLNKILMEKYNFSEQDAKDMADFLLPILDFDPEKRPTAAQCLSHPWLSAVPRTIEPSLTSTQPDATSQELLEKRKREKEKAEQELVEVGVRNISINQTSESIKVSEPVKSSI; encoded by the exons ATGGAGAGAAAAGGAACCAACAATGATTACAGTTCAGAGGACGAGGGAACTCAGCATTACAGGCGTGGAGGGTACCATGCTGTTCGAGTTGGTGATACTTTCAACAATGGCTGCTATGTTGTGCAGGATAAACTCGGTTGGGGTCATTTTTCTACTGTTTGGCTCGCTTGGGATACTCTCAAATCG CGTTATGTGGCCCTTAAAATTCAAAAGAGCGCACAGCACTACACTGAAGCTGCAAAGGATGAAATAAAGATTCTCAAACAAATTGAAGAGGGAGACCCTAATGACAAGAAATGTGTGGTGAAGCTTTTGGATCACTTTGAGCATTCAGGGCCTAATGGCGTGCATGTGTGTATGGTTTTTGAATTCCTTGGAGATAATCTTCTCACCCTTATCAAATATAGTGACTATCGCGGGGTTCCTCTCTCTATGGTTAAAGAAATATGTTTTCATATTTTGGTGGGCTTGGATTACTTGCACCGCGAGCTTTCTATCATACACACCGATTTGAAGCCAGAGAATGTGTTGCTTCTTTCATTGATAGATCCATGTAAGGATCCTAGGAAATCTGGTGCTCCACTCATCCTTCCAAACACCCAGGATAAGGCTGTGTCTAATAATGGCGTTATCCAAAACAGTAAAACGGGGAATGCAGATCTAACGAAGAACCAAATGAAGAAAATGCAGGGAAAGGCTAAGAGGGTTGCTCAAGGCTGTGTTGAGAAGGAAAGTTCTGATGAAGCCGGGGAGGACTATAAAGAACCGGAGCAGGGAAGTTGTAATAATGGTGTAAAATCAAGTGCAGAATCTGTTGAAAACAAATCCAATAGTTCTTTCAGTGAAGGCGGATCAACACAGACTTCTGAAAAGGTTGTTACACAAGGAAATCAAGGTCATAGCAAAAGTAGCCGTTCCGTGAAAAAGAAGCTGCTGGCAGCTGTTGATCTAAAGTGCAAGCTGGTTGATTTTGGTAATGCTTGTTGGACTTATAAACAGTTCACAAATGATATTCAGACAAGGCAATATAGGTGTCCTGAGGTTCTTCTGGGATCTAAATACTCAACTCCAGCAGATATGTGGTCATTTGCTTGCATTTGCTTTGAGTTTGCCACTGGTGATGTTCTTTTTGATCCTCACAGTGGTGACAACTATGATAGGGATGAG GATCATCTGGCATTGATGATGGAACTTCTCGGAAAGATGCCTACCAAG ATTGCACTTGGTGGCCGCTATTCCCGAGATTTTTTCAATAGACACGGTGACCTAAGGCACATTCGCGACTTGCGATTCTGGCCACTAAATAAGATTCTGATGGAAAAGTATAATTTCAGTGAACAAGATGCTAAAGACATGGCTGACTTCCTTCTTCCAATACTTGATTTTGACCCTGAGAAGAGACCAACAGCTGCTCAGTGCCTTAGTCATCCATGGCTCAGTGCAGTTCCCCGCACCATTGAGCCTTCACTGACTAGTACACAACCTGATGCAACCAGCCAGGAATTGCTCGAAAAGagaaaaagggaaaaagaaaaggCCGAGCAGGAGTTGGTGGAAGTTGGTGTGAGGAACATATCCATTAATCAAACTTCTGAGTCAATCAAAGTCTCTGAACCTGTAAAGTCATCAATATAG